The following proteins are encoded in a genomic region of Methylibium petroleiphilum PM1:
- a CDS encoding AbrB/MazE/SpoVT family DNA-binding domain-containing protein produces MEATVAERGQITLPKAVRDALGLVKGTQLKVELDGGRIILRKNVDDAISRARGKFKLDGFTSVDEALRAVRGRAPGDPVDR; encoded by the coding sequence ATGGAAGCCACCGTTGCCGAGCGCGGGCAGATCACTCTGCCCAAGGCCGTGCGTGACGCCCTCGGGCTGGTCAAGGGCACGCAGCTGAAGGTTGAGCTCGACGGCGGCCGCATCATCCTGCGCAAGAACGTCGACGACGCCATCTCTCGCGCTCGCGGCAAGTTCAAGCTCGACGGCTTCACCTCGGTCGACGAGGCCTTGCGCGCGGTGCGCGGTCGGGCCCCCGGCGATCCCGTCGATCGCTGA
- a CDS encoding type II toxin-antitoxin system VapC family toxin translates to MIAIDSSVLIELLSESPEADTAEAALRDALSRGPVAVCDVVIAEVCSSLEEGDRAVQVLEDMGIVYSAVEQKSAVRAGEMQRRYRSRGGARQRNVPDFIVGAHALLQCNGLITRDAEFFRLYFKGLKVIVPRAA, encoded by the coding sequence ATGATCGCGATCGATTCCTCCGTCCTGATCGAACTCCTCAGCGAGAGCCCCGAGGCCGACACGGCCGAGGCCGCGCTGCGCGACGCGCTGTCGCGCGGGCCGGTCGCCGTCTGCGATGTCGTCATCGCAGAGGTCTGCAGCTCGCTCGAGGAAGGCGATCGCGCCGTGCAGGTGCTCGAGGACATGGGCATCGTCTACAGCGCGGTCGAGCAGAAATCCGCGGTGCGTGCCGGCGAGATGCAGCGTCGCTACCGCTCGCGCGGAGGTGCCCGCCAGCGCAACGTGCCCGACTTCATCGTCGGGGCCCACGCCTTGCTTCAGTGCAACGGCCTGATCACCCGAGATGCCGAGTTCTTCCGCCTCTACTTCAAAGGCCTGAAAGTCATCGTGCCGCGCGCCGCCTGA
- a CDS encoding DUF808 domain-containing protein — MAASSLLALIDDIASVLDDVALLTKVATKKTAGVLGDDLALNAQQVTGVSADRELPVVWAVARGSLKNKAILVPAALAISAFAPWAVTPLLMVGGAFLCYEGFEKLAHKFLHDKAEDEARRAELARAVADPALDLVAFEQDKIKGAVRTDFILSAEIIAITLGTVAESPFITQVSVLVGIALLMTVGVYGLVAAIVKLDDGGLYLSRQPGGGAWGRFQRGLGAGILRAAPWLMKGLSIAGTAAMFLVGGGILTHGIPVLHHALEAIVARVAAFAGGVGGVLQALLPSVLDGVLGIVAGALVLAGTSLVRRIMGRAKEGATPASR; from the coding sequence ATGGCCGCCTCCAGCTTGCTTGCCCTCATCGACGATATCGCGAGCGTGCTCGACGACGTGGCCCTGCTCACCAAGGTGGCCACCAAGAAGACCGCGGGGGTGCTGGGTGACGATCTGGCGCTCAACGCCCAGCAGGTGACCGGCGTCTCGGCCGACCGCGAACTGCCGGTCGTGTGGGCCGTGGCGCGGGGCTCATTGAAGAACAAGGCGATCCTGGTGCCTGCGGCGCTGGCGATCAGCGCCTTCGCGCCCTGGGCCGTCACGCCGCTGCTGATGGTCGGGGGCGCGTTTCTCTGCTACGAAGGCTTCGAGAAGCTGGCGCACAAGTTCCTGCACGACAAGGCGGAGGACGAGGCCCGCCGGGCGGAACTGGCCCGCGCGGTGGCCGATCCGGCGCTGGATCTGGTGGCTTTCGAACAGGACAAGATCAAGGGTGCGGTGCGCACCGATTTCATCCTGTCGGCCGAGATCATCGCGATCACGCTGGGCACCGTGGCCGAGTCACCCTTCATCACGCAGGTGTCGGTGCTGGTGGGCATCGCGCTGCTGATGACGGTCGGCGTCTACGGGCTCGTGGCGGCGATCGTGAAGCTCGACGATGGCGGCCTCTATCTGAGCCGTCAGCCGGGCGGCGGGGCATGGGGCCGCTTTCAGCGCGGTCTGGGCGCCGGCATCCTGAGAGCGGCACCGTGGCTGATGAAGGGGCTGTCGATCGCCGGCACCGCAGCGATGTTCCTGGTGGGTGGCGGCATCCTGACGCACGGCATCCCGGTGCTGCACCATGCCCTCGAGGCGATCGTGGCCCGGGTCGCGGCGTTCGCCGGTGGCGTCGGGGGGGTGTTGCAGGCGTTGCTGCCGAGTGTGCTGGATGGTGTGCTCGGCATCGTGGCAGGGGCGCTGGTGCTCGCTGGCACGAGCTTGGTGCGCCGGATCATGGGGCGCGCCAAGGAGGGCGCGACGCCTGCCTCGCGATAG
- the argA gene encoding amino-acid N-acetyltransferase — MDLVFPHTFVPWFRSVAPYIHAYRGKTFVVAMAGEGIAAGRLNAFVQDVAILHAMGIKLVLVHGFRPQVSEQLRAKGHPEHFSHGLRITDAVALDCAQEAAGQLRFEIEAAFSQGLPNTPMANATVRVVSGNFLTARPVGIVDGVNFLHSGIVRRVDAAAIRRAIDIGAIVLLSPFGFSPTGEAFNLTMEDVATSTAIALQADKLMFLTEVPGVREDPRDAESAIDTELALADARRLLAALPDPTQPTDTAFYLRHCIKACEGGVERSHILPFNADGALLTEVYTHDGIGTMVVDEKLESLREASSDDIGGILQLIEPFERDGTLVKRDRTEIERDIDHYTVIEHDGVIFGCAALYPYPEAHTGEMAALTVSNSVQGQGDGERILKRVEQRARAAGLTSIFVLTTRTMHWFIKRGFVQVDADWLPEARKRKYNWDRRSLVLVKKLA, encoded by the coding sequence ATGGACCTCGTCTTCCCGCACACCTTCGTTCCCTGGTTTCGCTCGGTCGCGCCCTACATCCACGCGTACCGCGGCAAGACCTTCGTGGTCGCGATGGCCGGCGAAGGCATCGCCGCGGGCCGACTGAACGCCTTCGTGCAGGACGTGGCGATCCTGCATGCGATGGGCATCAAGCTGGTGCTGGTGCACGGCTTCCGCCCGCAGGTGAGCGAGCAGCTGCGCGCCAAGGGCCACCCGGAGCACTTCAGCCACGGCCTGCGCATCACCGACGCGGTGGCGCTCGACTGCGCCCAGGAGGCCGCCGGCCAGCTGCGCTTCGAGATCGAGGCGGCGTTCTCGCAGGGCCTGCCGAACACGCCGATGGCCAACGCGACGGTGCGCGTGGTGTCGGGCAATTTCCTGACGGCACGGCCGGTCGGCATCGTCGACGGCGTGAACTTCCTTCACAGCGGCATCGTGCGGCGCGTCGACGCGGCGGCCATTCGCCGTGCCATCGACATCGGCGCGATCGTCTTGCTGTCGCCGTTCGGCTTCTCGCCGACCGGCGAGGCCTTCAACCTGACGATGGAAGACGTGGCGACCAGCACCGCCATCGCGTTGCAGGCCGACAAGCTGATGTTCCTGACCGAGGTGCCAGGCGTGCGCGAGGACCCGCGCGACGCCGAGAGCGCGATCGATACCGAGCTCGCGCTGGCCGACGCCCGGCGCCTGCTGGCCGCCCTGCCCGACCCGACCCAACCCACCGATACCGCCTTCTACCTGCGCCACTGCATCAAGGCCTGCGAGGGTGGCGTCGAGCGCTCGCACATCCTGCCCTTCAACGCCGACGGCGCGTTGCTGACCGAGGTCTACACACACGACGGCATCGGCACGATGGTGGTCGACGAGAAGCTAGAGAGCCTGCGCGAGGCCAGCTCCGACGACATCGGCGGCATCCTGCAGCTCATCGAACCCTTCGAGCGCGACGGCACGCTGGTCAAGCGCGACCGCACCGAGATCGAACGCGACATCGATCACTACACCGTGATCGAGCACGACGGCGTGATCTTCGGTTGTGCGGCGCTCTACCCCTACCCCGAGGCTCACACCGGCGAAATGGCAGCGCTGACGGTGAGCAACAGCGTGCAGGGCCAGGGAGATGGCGAGCGCATCCTCAAGCGCGTGGAGCAGCGCGCCCGTGCCGCCGGCCTCACCAGCATCTTCGTGCTCACCACCCGCACGATGCACTGGTTCATCAAGCGCGGCTTCGTCCAGGTCGATGCCGACTGGCTGCCCGAAGCGCGCAAACGCAAGTACAACTGGGACCGACGCTCGCTGGTCCTGGTGAAGAAGCTCGCCTGA
- a CDS encoding Fe(3+) ABC transporter substrate-binding protein: MVRSTLARTALAAAALCASFAAAAQDQVLNLYSARHYQTDEALYADFTKSTGIKINRVDADDAGLLARLRSEGASSPADVILLVDAARIILADADGLFQPVKSSVLASRIPAQLRGKDDGQGSQWFGFSTRARVIVFNKGSVKRDDVDTYEELADPKNKGKVCTRSGSHPYNLSLFGSMYEHLGAQKTEAWLKGVVDNMARAPKGGDTDQIKAVASGECGIALTNSYYLARLMRSEKPEDKAVVEKIEVVFPNQQSWGTHVNIAGGALARHAKNRDAGVKFLEYLSTNSAQTYFANGNNEYPVVPGVKVANPALDALGAFKAELIPISVVGLNSIRVQQSLDRVGYK, translated from the coding sequence ATGGTCCGCTCTACCCTCGCCCGCACGGCCCTGGCCGCCGCCGCCCTTTGTGCCTCGTTCGCCGCTGCCGCGCAGGACCAGGTGCTGAACCTCTACTCGGCGCGTCACTACCAGACCGACGAGGCGCTCTACGCCGACTTCACCAAGTCGACCGGCATCAAGATCAACCGCGTCGACGCCGACGACGCCGGTCTGCTGGCGCGCCTGCGCAGCGAAGGCGCCTCGAGCCCGGCCGACGTGATCCTGCTGGTCGATGCCGCGCGCATCATCCTGGCCGACGCGGACGGCCTGTTCCAGCCGGTCAAGTCCAGCGTGCTGGCGTCGCGCATTCCCGCGCAGCTGCGCGGCAAGGACGACGGCCAGGGCTCGCAGTGGTTCGGCTTCTCCACCCGCGCGCGCGTGATCGTGTTCAACAAGGGCAGCGTCAAGCGCGACGACGTGGACACCTACGAGGAACTCGCCGATCCGAAGAACAAGGGCAAGGTCTGCACCCGTTCGGGCTCGCACCCCTACAACCTGTCGCTGTTCGGTTCGATGTACGAGCACCTCGGTGCCCAGAAGACCGAGGCCTGGCTCAAGGGCGTGGTCGACAACATGGCGCGCGCCCCCAAGGGCGGCGACACCGACCAGATCAAGGCCGTGGCGAGCGGCGAGTGCGGCATCGCCCTCACCAACAGCTACTACCTGGCACGCCTGATGCGCTCGGAAAAGCCGGAAGACAAGGCCGTGGTCGAGAAGATCGAGGTCGTGTTCCCGAACCAGCAATCCTGGGGCACCCACGTCAACATCGCCGGCGGCGCGCTGGCCCGGCACGCGAAGAACCGCGATGCCGGCGTGAAGTTCCTCGAATACCTGTCCACCAATTCGGCCCAGACCTATTTCGCGAACGGCAACAACGAATATCCAGTGGTGCCGGGCGTGAAGGTCGCCAATCCGGCACTCGACGCGCTGGGGGCTTTCAAGGCCGAACTGATTCCGATCTCGGTGGTCGGGCTGAATTCCATCCGGGTTCAGCAGAGCCTCGATCGGGTCGGCTACAAATAA
- a CDS encoding 2Fe-2S iron-sulfur cluster-binding protein, translating into MTSDDTAIHTVTVQPAGWVFAAPASVPLLVAAQRAGIRLPSSCRNGTCRACLCESRHGEVAYRIEWPGLSADEKAAGIILPCVAHARSDLVIEQAAARCMPPSDESGG; encoded by the coding sequence ATGACGAGCGACGACACGGCGATCCATACGGTGACGGTGCAACCGGCGGGCTGGGTCTTCGCCGCACCCGCGTCGGTGCCCTTGCTCGTCGCCGCGCAGCGCGCCGGCATCCGCCTGCCCAGTTCCTGCCGCAACGGCACCTGCCGGGCCTGCCTGTGCGAATCGCGCCACGGCGAGGTGGCATACCGCATCGAATGGCCGGGGCTCAGTGCCGACGAGAAAGCCGCCGGCATCATCCTGCCCTGCGTCGCACACGCCCGCTCGGACCTCGTGATCGAGCAGGCTGCGGCACGCTGCATGCCCCCGTCCGACGAATCCGGCGGCTGA
- a CDS encoding H-NS histone family protein, producing MELDAEMATYQDLMSQKAALERQAAALTEQIETARRAEHSAVIARIKALMDEHGITLADLGRSKSPVKPAKAAKTGGTAGRKVAVKYRNTATGDTWSGRGLQPNWLKAALASGRKIEEFSV from the coding sequence ATGGAGCTGGACGCTGAAATGGCCACATACCAAGACCTGATGTCCCAGAAAGCCGCGCTCGAGCGGCAGGCTGCGGCCCTGACCGAGCAGATCGAGACCGCACGTCGTGCCGAGCACAGCGCGGTCATCGCCAGGATCAAGGCCTTGATGGACGAACACGGCATCACGCTGGCGGATCTGGGGCGTAGCAAGTCCCCGGTCAAACCGGCCAAGGCTGCAAAAACCGGCGGGACCGCCGGCCGCAAGGTCGCAGTCAAGTATCGGAATACCGCGACCGGCGATACCTGGAGCGGCCGCGGGCTGCAACCCAATTGGTTGAAGGCAGCGCTGGCCTCCGGCCGCAAGATCGAGGAATTCTCGGTCTGA
- a CDS encoding oxidative damage protection protein: MARTVHCALLKKDADGLDFAPYPGELGQRIFDNVSKEAWAQWLKHQTMLVNENRLNLADARARQYLARQMENYFFGAGAEQPAGYVPPTPT; encoded by the coding sequence ATGGCCCGTACCGTGCACTGCGCCCTGCTGAAGAAAGACGCCGACGGACTGGATTTCGCGCCCTACCCCGGCGAACTGGGCCAGCGCATCTTCGACAACGTCAGCAAGGAAGCCTGGGCCCAGTGGCTCAAGCACCAGACGATGCTGGTCAACGAGAACCGCCTGAATCTGGCGGACGCCCGTGCGCGGCAGTACCTCGCGCGTCAGATGGAGAACTACTTCTTCGGCGCCGGCGCCGAGCAGCCCGCCGGCTACGTGCCGCCGACGCCGACCTGA